One genomic region from Thalassotalea sp. PS06 encodes:
- a CDS encoding DUF4870 domain-containing protein, giving the protein MSNQMIQQKPISKHGKNVAIIAYFTLIGWIIALIMFGQKPTRLAAFHLRQSLGLFLTGVVLSFIPLIGWALVFPLLVLWVVGLIQACEGEAKPLPVVGNFYQQTLRHMI; this is encoded by the coding sequence GTGTCAAACCAGATGATTCAACAAAAACCTATCAGCAAACACGGTAAAAACGTGGCAATCATTGCTTATTTTACCTTGATTGGATGGATTATTGCGTTAATCATGTTTGGACAAAAACCGACACGCCTCGCTGCATTCCATCTTCGCCAATCCTTAGGGTTATTTTTAACCGGTGTTGTATTAAGCTTTATTCCGTTGATTGGCTGGGCCCTTGTCTTTCCATTACTGGTTTTATGGGTAGTTGGATTAATTCAGGCCTGTGAAGGTGAAGCGAAGCCTCTACCCGTTGTCGGCAATTTTTACCAGCAAACATTAAGGCATATGATCTAA